In Peromyscus leucopus breed LL Stock chromosome 16_21, UCI_PerLeu_2.1, whole genome shotgun sequence, a single genomic region encodes these proteins:
- the LOC114692371 gene encoding KH homology domain-containing protein 1-like, which yields MEMDGSSENAWWTLPENFDVPFVTFIDEAQEEHIFGHEDLYLRSIELHSNTLIQLEKWFSTSGQTRVTVVGPLRAKQWLLDMIRSVGSHQAYFQARGELMLHLVRSQPLTNSDLDAAFSTLIWPDL from the exons ATGGAAATGGATGGTTCCAGCGAGAATGCCTGGTGGACATTGCCTGAAAACTTTGATGTCCCATTTGTGACATTCATAGATGAAGCCCAGGAAGAGCACATATTTG GCCATGAAGACTTATACCTCAGAAGCATCGAGCTACACAGCAACACCCTTATTCAACTGGAGAAGTGGTTTTCAACCTCAGGCCAGACTCGAGTCACTGTGGTTGGACCACTCAGAGCAAAGCAGTGGTTGCTGGATATGATTCGGAGTGTGGGGAGCCACCAAGCTTACTTCCAGGCTAGAG GTGAATTGATGTTGCATCTTGTCCGGAGCCAACCCTTGACCAACTCTGACTTGGATGCTGCTTTCAGCACACTTATATGGCCTGATTTGTGA
- the LOC114692370 gene encoding putative KHDC1-like protein gives MEMDGFNENAWWTLPENFDDPLVTFIDEAQEEHIFGHEDLYLRSIELHSNTLIQLERWFTASGQTRVTVVGPIRAKRWLMDMIQSVGSQQAYHQARGEKMLHRVQNQPLTKADLDDSYSMPAYIFGLILHIVFGF, from the exons ATGGAAATGGATGGTTTCAACGAGAATGCCTGGTGGACATTGCCTGAAAACTTTGATGACCCACTTGTGACATTCATAGATGAAGCCCAGGAAGAGCACATATTTG GCCATGAAGACTTATACCTCAGAAGCATCGAGCTACACAGCAACACCCTCATTCAACTGGAGAGGTGGTTTACAGCCTCAGGCCAGACTCGAGTCACTGTGGttggaccaatcagagcaaagcGGTGGTTGATGGATATGATTCAGAGTGTGGGGAGCCAGCAAGCTTACCACCAGGCCCGAG GTGAAAAGATGTTGCATCGCGTCCAGAACCAACCCCTGACCAAAGCTGACTTGGATGACTCTTACAGCATGCCCGCATACATATTTGGCCTGATTCTTCATATCGTTTTTGGGTtctga